In a single window of the Methanolobus psychrophilus R15 genome:
- a CDS encoding Radical SAM domain protein, translated as MIREAMLYDRLDDGKKVQCKLCSHRCTISPGKRGFCRVRENRDGTLYTLNYNVVSSEALDPIEKKPLYHFYPGSAVYSLGSIGCNFRCKHCQNWTISQVEVDTSQSREISPETAVSRALQFGARSIAWTYNEPTIWYEYTYDCARRAKEAGLATVYVTNGYITPEALEKISPYLDAFRVDIKAFNNEFYRKVASARLEPVLEATKLARELGMHIEVVNLVIPTHNDDPEELRAMSGWIYENLGADTPVHFTRFHPYYQLTDVPPTPLETLEMAYDIAKEEGLHYIYIGNVPGSGRESTFCPQCNELLIKRGMFDTEECNLTEDMACPQCGKQICIFNEDSGDTKSC; from the coding sequence ATGATCAGGGAAGCAATGCTTTATGATAGACTTGATGATGGAAAAAAGGTGCAGTGTAAGCTATGCAGTCACAGATGCACTATCTCGCCCGGGAAGCGGGGATTCTGCAGAGTGAGGGAGAACAGGGACGGGACACTGTACACCCTGAACTACAATGTGGTTTCCAGCGAAGCTCTTGACCCGATCGAGAAAAAGCCGCTCTATCATTTCTATCCGGGTTCTGCTGTCTATTCCCTGGGGAGTATCGGTTGCAATTTCAGATGCAAACACTGCCAGAACTGGACTATTTCCCAAGTGGAGGTAGACACATCCCAGTCTAGAGAAATAAGCCCTGAGACCGCTGTTTCACGGGCGCTGCAGTTTGGCGCAAGGTCCATCGCTTGGACATATAATGAGCCTACCATCTGGTATGAGTATACCTATGACTGCGCCAGGCGTGCAAAGGAAGCCGGGCTTGCCACCGTTTATGTCACAAACGGCTACATCACGCCCGAAGCGCTGGAGAAGATATCCCCATACCTGGACGCCTTCAGGGTGGATATCAAAGCTTTCAATAATGAATTCTACAGGAAGGTGGCAAGTGCGAGACTTGAGCCGGTGCTGGAGGCTACAAAACTGGCCCGTGAACTTGGGATGCATATTGAAGTGGTCAATCTGGTAATACCAACCCATAATGATGACCCAGAGGAACTTCGGGCCATGTCAGGGTGGATCTATGAGAACCTGGGGGCTGACACTCCAGTACATTTCACCCGGTTCCACCCCTATTACCAGCTCACAGATGTGCCGCCAACTCCACTGGAAACTCTTGAGATGGCGTATGATATCGCAAAAGAAGAAGGGCTGCACTATATCTATATAGGGAACGTGCCGGGAAGCGGAAGGGAGAGCACCTTCTGTCCTCAATGTAACGAGCTGCTGATTAAGAGGGGCATGTTCGATACGGAAGAATGCAACCTAACTGAAGACATGGCTTGTCCGCAGTGCGGGAAACAGATATGTATCTTCAATGAGGATAGTGGCGATACTAAATCATGCTGA
- a CDS encoding type II secretion system F domain-containing protein has protein sequence MNFITNAIDFTAHLLFGKYIRRNIDNFLDTRHMLRKAGMGMLVEQYVSQAYLVSLLIGLVAAIAGMTLGLHSFKEMALSHVGPWLVPATISANFPFIFSLLLCITFFTVAFSLTYYVYMSIPEVQANVRSSLINQSLPHTTAYLYAMSRGGGLNLLDVMRSITDNYHIYGASAEEIGYIVKDMECYGTDLLTALEKASQRTPSQKFKDFIEGLTSIVASGGDVTSYLRAKNDQYRLTASKEQKLFFETLGVMAEIYISAFVAGPLFLITILVVLGLINTGSMVILNYMIYLLIPLSTIVFIILLSSITGESSNLHNVYLKEKKLEIFSHVRIRPGPENEEELRKKILFREKMLKVIYTLTHPFHFLKSTPAYVFILSVPAAAIYLLWNTRNYTGSLNIALFRNINSATVANIDDYVFIALLILFVPFVVFNEMRNHRVRQIESHIPEFLSNLAGINEAGIVLVDAIEMSMKMKIGVLHAEVRRLINDLSWGAKLDDALRKFEYRIRTDMTQRIITLIIKANETTSDIKSVLTIAAHDADVQKHLKKERNAEMFVYVFIIYIAFMVFLFIVYILAAYFLPAIPSASGTVQTGMPLITDFDLEAYTMIFFHAAMIQGFCSGIVAGKMGAGNIRSGIKHSLAMMCIAYLVFAFLI, from the coding sequence GTGAATTTTATAACTAATGCAATAGACTTTACCGCACATCTGCTGTTTGGGAAATACATCCGCAGGAACATAGATAACTTCCTGGATACACGCCACATGCTGCGTAAGGCCGGTATGGGCATGCTGGTGGAGCAATACGTATCACAGGCATATCTTGTGTCTCTGCTCATTGGACTGGTCGCTGCAATTGCCGGGATGACGCTTGGACTACATTCTTTTAAAGAGATGGCACTGTCTCATGTGGGGCCGTGGTTAGTGCCAGCCACTATAAGTGCAAATTTTCCATTTATATTTTCTCTGCTACTATGTATTACGTTCTTTACTGTTGCCTTTTCCCTGACATACTATGTTTACATGTCCATTCCCGAGGTACAGGCAAATGTAAGAAGCTCACTCATTAACCAGTCCCTGCCGCACACAACCGCTTACCTGTATGCCATGAGCAGGGGCGGGGGCCTGAACCTGCTGGACGTTATGCGGTCCATCACTGACAACTACCATATCTACGGCGCTTCTGCGGAAGAGATAGGATACATCGTCAAGGACATGGAGTGTTATGGTACGGATCTTCTGACGGCTCTCGAAAAGGCAAGCCAGAGGACACCTTCCCAGAAGTTCAAGGACTTCATAGAGGGGCTTACATCCATCGTTGCCAGTGGAGGGGATGTGACCTCTTACCTCAGGGCCAAGAATGACCAATACCGTCTGACAGCTTCCAAGGAGCAGAAATTGTTCTTTGAGACGCTTGGAGTGATGGCCGAGATATACATATCCGCGTTTGTCGCCGGTCCACTGTTCCTTATTACCATACTTGTGGTGCTGGGGCTCATAAATACGGGTTCTATGGTGATCCTGAACTACATGATCTACCTGCTGATTCCCCTGAGCACTATAGTATTCATAATTCTGCTAAGCTCGATAACCGGCGAAAGTTCTAACCTGCATAATGTCTATTTAAAGGAAAAGAAGCTGGAAATATTTTCACACGTCAGGATAAGGCCGGGCCCGGAGAACGAGGAAGAGCTCAGGAAGAAGATCCTCTTTCGGGAAAAGATGCTGAAGGTAATCTATACACTCACTCATCCATTCCATTTTTTAAAGAGCACACCTGCATACGTGTTCATTCTAAGTGTTCCGGCTGCAGCGATCTACCTGTTGTGGAATACCCGGAATTATACGGGCTCTTTGAATATTGCACTTTTCAGGAATATTAATTCTGCTACTGTGGCAAATATTGATGATTATGTGTTCATTGCACTGCTTATACTGTTCGTCCCTTTCGTAGTATTCAATGAAATGAGGAACCACCGTGTAAGACAAATAGAATCTCATATCCCTGAATTCCTGAGCAATCTTGCGGGTATCAACGAGGCCGGGATAGTGCTGGTCGATGCCATTGAGATGAGCATGAAGATGAAGATTGGCGTGCTACATGCTGAGGTCAGGAGGCTTATCAATGATCTTTCCTGGGGAGCAAAGCTTGACGACGCTCTGAGAAAGTTCGAATACCGCATCAGAACAGATATGACACAGCGTATCATCACGCTTATCATCAAGGCTAATGAAACCACCAGTGACATTAAAAGTGTGCTCACAATAGCCGCTCATGATGCCGATGTCCAGAAGCATCTCAAAAAGGAACGTAATGCAGAGATGTTCGTGTATGTTTTCATAATATACATTGCTTTCATGGTTTTCCTTTTCATAGTTTACATACTTGCAGCTTACTTCCTGCCCGCGATACCTTCTGCCAGTGGCACTGTCCAGACGGGTATGCCACTAATAACCGATTTCGATCTTGAGGCCTACACAATGATATTCTTCCATGCAGCGATGATCCAGGGTTTCTGTTCAGGTATCGTCGCCGGAAAGATGGGAGCCGGTAACATCCGTTCGGGAATCAAGCATTCTTTGGCAATGATGTGTATAGCCTATCTGGTATTTGCCTTCTTGATATGA
- a CDS encoding type II secretion system protein E yields the protein MSPDLEYTESSTIVPLVQDKDLTEASAPLKGTSLYANIKERLSGVIKTRRELPAYDPQIHGPLVEMEIPEGYTEIERYWVNEPFSFICILEKGNIFNYHVAEPELTLYERDVLERVYDDLRDILSLGGIGPRKDKDIILTEHALSLFSRYHADLGTASTHRILYYLKRNFLGNDRINTLMLDPYIEDISCDGINIPVFMYHNKYRNIKTNISFAEEELNSLVIKLCQKSGKHISISEPMVDATLPDGSRLQATLGKEITTRGSSFTIRKFRGDPITAIDLINYNTCSIDMMAYFWLAIENGNCAIFAGGTASGKTSILNAVSLFIPPLSKIVSIEDTRELTLHHDNWIAGVTRKALGAGSAGEVTMYDLLRSALRQRPEYILVGEIRGEEALTLFQAISTGHATYSTMHAGDVQTVVNRLDSPPLNVPHVMLQSLDILSIQVQTFVKDKRVRRTHSLVELTGTDTKTGYIRINELYRWDPLTDTFKCNGDSYALAKVMQSRGWDKEKLASEIKVRQRILEYMRDKGIRDYVNTSLVVQAYSADPEMVIRSIENGTLEDILANTG from the coding sequence ATGAGTCCGGATCTGGAATACACTGAATCTAGCACAATAGTTCCGCTTGTGCAGGACAAAGATCTTACGGAAGCATCAGCTCCGTTAAAGGGTACATCTCTTTATGCCAATATTAAAGAACGGCTGTCAGGTGTAATAAAAACAAGGCGAGAGCTCCCAGCCTATGACCCGCAGATACACGGGCCCCTTGTAGAAATGGAAATACCTGAAGGGTACACAGAAATAGAAAGGTATTGGGTGAATGAACCTTTCTCTTTTATCTGCATCCTTGAAAAAGGTAATATCTTCAATTATCATGTCGCTGAGCCGGAGCTTACTCTTTATGAAAGGGACGTGCTTGAAAGGGTCTATGATGACCTTCGTGACATCCTGAGTCTGGGAGGCATTGGGCCGCGAAAAGATAAGGATATCATCCTCACAGAGCATGCACTTTCTCTTTTTAGCAGGTACCATGCAGACCTTGGAACTGCATCCACGCACAGGATACTCTATTACCTCAAACGTAATTTCCTTGGGAATGACAGGATCAACACACTCATGCTTGACCCCTATATAGAGGACATATCCTGTGATGGGATAAATATTCCTGTTTTCATGTACCATAACAAGTACCGCAACATTAAAACAAACATCTCTTTCGCCGAGGAGGAGCTTAATTCACTGGTGATCAAACTTTGTCAAAAGAGCGGGAAGCATATCTCCATAAGTGAACCCATGGTGGACGCGACACTTCCTGACGGCTCCAGGCTGCAGGCAACTCTGGGAAAAGAGATAACTACGAGGGGAAGCTCCTTTACCATACGGAAGTTCAGGGGAGACCCTATCACAGCCATAGACCTCATAAATTACAACACATGCAGCATTGATATGATGGCATATTTCTGGCTGGCCATCGAGAATGGCAATTGTGCCATCTTTGCAGGAGGCACTGCATCAGGCAAGACATCCATACTCAATGCAGTATCCCTTTTCATCCCACCCCTTTCAAAGATCGTTTCCATTGAGGATACACGTGAGCTGACCCTGCACCATGATAACTGGATAGCGGGAGTTACCAGGAAGGCACTTGGCGCAGGCAGCGCAGGAGAAGTCACGATGTATGATCTTTTACGCTCTGCGCTGCGCCAACGTCCGGAGTACATTCTTGTAGGTGAGATACGCGGAGAGGAAGCCCTCACTCTCTTCCAGGCAATATCCACAGGTCATGCTACCTATTCGACAATGCATGCAGGAGACGTGCAGACTGTTGTGAACAGGCTGGACAGCCCTCCTCTTAATGTGCCTCATGTGATGCTGCAGTCACTGGACATATTGAGCATACAGGTCCAGACTTTTGTTAAGGACAAGCGTGTACGCAGGACACATAGCCTTGTGGAGCTCACTGGTACTGATACCAAGACCGGCTATATCCGTATCAATGAGCTTTACCGCTGGGATCCTCTTACAGACACCTTCAAGTGCAACGGTGATTCATACGCTCTTGCTAAAGTAATGCAGTCCCGTGGATGGGATAAAGAGAAACTTGCCTCTGAGATAAAGGTGAGGCAGCGTATCCTTGAATATATGCGCGATAAAGGTATACGGGACTATGTCAATACTTCTCTTGTTGTGCAGGCCTACTCCGCAGACCCCGAAATGGTGATCCGGTCCATCGAGAACGGCACTCTTGAGGATATACTCGCAAACACTGGGTGA
- a CDS encoding cytidine kinase / inosine-guanosine kinase gives MAGKNMEKVITIVGHAAIDLLFDVEDIAVHNESQPIIEYHEYFGGGAANIAIGIARLGGSCQLVSAVGGDFGSSGYEAELQDHRVDLSLLYRYANEKCTRAFVFTDREHRQSTYFDWGASVHLKELEPPVIDFVHLATSDSTFNARIAKKARFVSFDPGQDLITYSRENLESILENTNILFTNRHEIQRVCEMTGKTFEEILSMIDTVVVTYDAKGSIIHNSGKSMNIPIVPVKAVDPTGAGDAYRAGFLLAYTRNYPLEICGRIGATVASFAVQSIGCQTDLPSWKEMQERYEKHFGKLNDLT, from the coding sequence TTGGCAGGCAAGAACATGGAAAAGGTCATCACCATTGTCGGCCATGCGGCCATAGACCTTCTTTTCGATGTTGAGGACATAGCTGTACACAACGAATCCCAGCCTATCATAGAATATCATGAATATTTTGGCGGAGGCGCCGCTAATATTGCCATCGGGATTGCAAGACTTGGCGGAAGCTGCCAGCTCGTCTCAGCGGTCGGCGGTGATTTTGGTTCAAGTGGCTATGAAGCAGAACTGCAGGACCACAGGGTTGACCTCTCGCTCCTGTACAGGTACGCAAATGAAAAGTGCACAAGGGCCTTTGTGTTCACTGACAGGGAACATCGCCAGAGCACCTATTTCGACTGGGGTGCATCTGTCCACCTTAAAGAACTGGAGCCACCGGTGATCGATTTCGTACACCTGGCAACCTCAGACTCAACATTCAATGCAAGGATTGCAAAAAAAGCCAGGTTCGTTTCTTTCGATCCCGGACAGGACCTTATAACCTATTCCAGGGAAAACCTCGAGAGCATCCTTGAGAACACGAATATACTTTTCACCAACAGGCATGAGATCCAGCGTGTATGCGAGATGACCGGTAAAACCTTTGAGGAGATCCTGTCCATGATCGATACTGTAGTCGTTACATACGACGCCAAAGGAAGTATCATACATAATTCAGGGAAATCTATGAACATCCCCATAGTCCCCGTGAAGGCTGTTGACCCCACGGGTGCAGGCGATGCCTACCGGGCTGGCTTCTTATTGGCATATACCCGCAACTACCCTCTTGAGATCTGTGGCAGGATAGGTGCCACAGTTGCTTCATTTGCGGTGCAGAGCATTGGCTGCCAGACTGACCTGCCTTCCTGGAAAGAGATGCAGGAAAGGTACGAGAAGCATTTCGGGAAACTCAATGATTTAACCTGA
- a CDS encoding diphthine synthase, protein MVIIQSMLTFIGLGLFDEKDISLKGLEAIQRADMVFAEFYTSVLMGTTIEKLEELYGKKVHILLREDVEQDPGWLDQAADKDVVFLTGGDTMVSTTHVDLRLRAQDAGITTRLIHGASIASAICGLSGLQNYRFGKASTIPHPYTSSRGVTVVSETPYDTIKLNRQHNMHTLMFLDIDREKGYMTVNQALALLMEVEKKRGEGIMDNALAVGISRAGSPEPIVKAGYAHLLRDSDFGAPLHILVIPASLHFVEAEALVKLAGAPSSIIEDIKD, encoded by the coding sequence ATGGTCATTATCCAGAGCATGCTTACTTTCATAGGACTGGGTCTCTTCGATGAAAAAGATATCTCTCTAAAAGGTCTTGAAGCCATACAGCGGGCAGACATGGTCTTTGCAGAGTTCTACACTTCGGTGCTCATGGGCACGACCATTGAAAAGCTGGAGGAACTATACGGAAAGAAGGTTCATATCCTCTTAAGGGAAGACGTGGAACAGGATCCCGGCTGGCTGGACCAGGCAGCAGACAAGGATGTTGTTTTCCTGACAGGCGGGGACACCATGGTTTCCACCACCCATGTCGACCTTCGCCTGCGGGCACAGGATGCGGGTATCACGACCCGGCTCATTCACGGGGCTTCCATTGCATCAGCCATCTGCGGACTTTCCGGCCTGCAGAATTACCGTTTCGGGAAGGCTTCCACCATACCTCATCCATACACCAGCAGCAGAGGCGTTACTGTCGTTTCCGAGACTCCCTATGACACGATCAAGCTCAACAGGCAGCACAACATGCACACGCTCATGTTCCTGGATATCGATCGGGAAAAAGGCTACATGACAGTGAATCAGGCGCTTGCTCTTCTAATGGAAGTGGAAAAAAAAAGAGGCGAAGGAATCATGGATAACGCGCTTGCTGTTGGCATTTCCAGGGCCGGCTCACCGGAACCCATAGTAAAGGCAGGCTACGCACACCTGCTCAGGGACAGCGATTTCGGTGCCCCGCTGCACATACTGGTCATCCCTGCATCATTACACTTTGTCGAAGCCGAAGCCCTTGTAAAGCTTGCCGGGGCTCCTTCATCCATTATTGAAGATATTAAGGATTGA
- a CDS encoding thermosome, which yields MAGQYGGQPVIIIDPSKERTTGRDALSVNIASAKAVANIVKSTLGPKGMDKMLVNVVGDITLTNDGATILQEMDIEHPTAKMIVEIASTQEKSAGDGTTSAVVMAGAMLEKAQELFLLGVHPTVIVKGFSMATEKALQVLNDYAIKVDRNDREALKQIAMTSITGKASEMANEHLAGICVDAVLAIQQDGKVNIDDDIVIAKEVGGSIDDTELINGISIRQEALHPEMPHRIENAKIALIDTELTFGKTATKSKLHVERAEQLQEFKEQERANFRTTIQKIIDTGANVVICSKAMDDYALHFFKEAGVYATRRVREEDMMMLTRSTGASLVRNIPEMTASDLGYAELVEQEKLGEEKTYIKGFRDARTMTILVKGGTEHVTDNIERVFDDALRVVKCVFEDGTIVPGGGASEIEVAQKLRAYAASVQGREQMAIEAFASAIEEIPKAIAENCGFDAIDMLLNLRASHGTMKYAGIDIQTGGVSNMYDKGIIDPLRVKTQAIKSAAEVASMVLRIDDMLRAREKDMMDVAPEHNIHNYDMSGMGM from the coding sequence ATGGCAGGACAATATGGCGGTCAGCCCGTTATCATTATAGATCCAAGTAAAGAGCGTACCACTGGAAGAGATGCATTATCAGTCAACATTGCTTCTGCAAAGGCAGTTGCCAATATAGTCAAGTCTACCCTTGGCCCAAAAGGCATGGATAAGATGCTTGTTAACGTGGTAGGCGATATCACTCTCACGAACGACGGAGCGACGATCCTTCAGGAAATGGACATCGAGCACCCTACCGCAAAGATGATCGTAGAGATTGCCAGCACCCAGGAAAAGTCAGCAGGTGATGGTACGACCAGCGCAGTAGTTATGGCAGGTGCGATGCTTGAGAAGGCTCAGGAACTGTTCCTGCTCGGAGTACACCCGACGGTCATCGTCAAAGGCTTCAGCATGGCAACCGAAAAGGCCCTGCAGGTCCTTAATGACTATGCCATCAAGGTCGACAGGAATGACCGGGAAGCACTTAAGCAGATAGCTATGACCTCTATCACCGGGAAGGCCTCTGAAATGGCAAACGAGCACCTTGCAGGAATCTGCGTGGATGCCGTACTCGCCATACAGCAGGACGGTAAGGTCAACATCGATGATGATATCGTGATCGCAAAGGAAGTCGGCGGCTCCATCGATGACACTGAGCTCATAAACGGCATTTCCATCAGGCAGGAGGCTCTTCATCCTGAGATGCCACACCGTATAGAGAATGCAAAGATCGCGCTCATAGACACCGAGCTCACTTTCGGCAAGACCGCGACCAAATCCAAGCTCCATGTAGAAAGGGCTGAACAGCTCCAGGAGTTCAAGGAACAGGAGAGAGCTAATTTCAGGACCACTATCCAGAAGATCATTGATACCGGTGCTAATGTCGTTATCTGTTCCAAGGCCATGGATGACTATGCATTGCACTTCTTCAAGGAGGCAGGCGTATATGCCACCAGGCGTGTCAGGGAAGAGGATATGATGATGCTGACCCGTTCTACAGGTGCATCCCTTGTGAGGAACATCCCGGAAATGACAGCCAGCGATCTGGGATATGCGGAACTTGTGGAGCAGGAAAAACTCGGTGAGGAGAAGACCTATATCAAGGGATTCAGGGACGCCAGGACCATGACCATTCTGGTAAAAGGCGGTACCGAGCATGTTACCGATAATATCGAGCGTGTCTTTGACGACGCACTGCGCGTCGTAAAGTGCGTGTTCGAGGATGGAACAATAGTTCCAGGCGGAGGAGCATCCGAGATCGAGGTCGCACAGAAGCTGCGTGCATACGCTGCCAGTGTGCAGGGACGTGAACAGATGGCCATTGAAGCATTCGCATCAGCCATCGAGGAGATCCCAAAAGCCATCGCAGAGAACTGTGGTTTTGACGCTATCGACATGCTTCTGAATCTGCGTGCCAGCCACGGCACCATGAAATATGCAGGTATCGACATACAGACCGGCGGTGTCTCAAATATGTATGATAAGGGTATCATCGACCCCCTCAGGGTAAAGACCCAGGCCATCAAGTCAGCCGCAGAAGTTGCCAGCATGGTTCTGCGTATTGACGACATGCTCCGCGCCAGGGAAAAGGACATGATGGATGTAGCTCCCGAGCACAACATCCACAATTATGATATGAGCGGAATGGGAATGTAA
- a CDS encoding PKD domain containing protein produces MLNNKSLLNVTSITGQGKKNSIPGTLRDTQNMCSSGRKKYPRNQNLVLGVCFFLTCITLLSSFASAGTAPVADFTSNVTSGAFPLLVNFNDLSTNDPTGWAWYFGDEDMSGAWTEMNSSAGWSERYGHSSVVLPDSSIVLMGGFDGSTKNDTWRSNDNGTTWTLINSSSGWSARYFLSSVALPDGSIILMGGYDGGSYKNDTWRSTDNGATWTLINSSSGWPGRFEHSSVTLPDGSIVLMGGANSANLNDTWCSMDSGATWTEVNSSSGWPARYGHSSVVLPDGSIVLMGGEDSGKMNDVWRLTTAGSSEQNPSHTYTEAGTYQVTLQAYNCCRYNSIIRTDYITVTEPLAPVANFTADVTSGNSPLPVSFTDLSLNSPIGWAWYFGDEDMSGLDFDELKLRLGCKVFSQQCCSSRRQYHAYGRLCQLKAE; encoded by the coding sequence ATGCTTAATAACAAGTCGTTACTGAATGTTACTTCCATTACGGGCCAAGGTAAAAAGAACTCAATTCCGGGCACTTTGCGTGACACGCAAAACATGTGCTCCTCCGGCAGGAAAAAGTATCCCAGGAACCAAAATCTAGTCCTTGGTGTGTGTTTTTTTCTAACATGCATCACTCTATTGTCATCTTTCGCATCAGCAGGTACTGCTCCTGTAGCAGACTTCACCTCTAATGTCACTTCCGGTGCATTTCCGCTCTTAGTGAACTTCAACGACCTGTCCACCAACGACCCCACCGGCTGGGCCTGGTACTTCGGCGATGAGGATATGTCAGGTGCTTGGACAGAGATGAACTCAAGTGCTGGCTGGTCTGAAAGATATGGGCACAGCAGCGTAGTGCTTCCCGATAGTAGTATTGTGTTAATGGGCGGTTTCGATGGCAGTACTAAAAATGACACTTGGCGGTCAAACGATAACGGCACAACGTGGACTTTAATCAACTCCAGTTCCGGCTGGTCTGCAAGATATTTTTTAAGTAGTGTTGCACTCCCCGACGGCAGCATCATTCTCATGGGGGGTTATGACGGTGGCAGCTATAAGAATGACACTTGGCGTTCCACTGATAACGGTGCAACCTGGACTTTGATCAACTCCAGTTCGGGCTGGCCTGGAAGATTTGAACACAGCAGTGTTACACTCCCTGATGGCAGTATTGTGCTAATGGGTGGTGCCAACAGCGCTAACTTGAATGATACGTGGTGTTCTATGGATAGCGGTGCAACCTGGACCGAGGTTAATTCCAGTTCGGGCTGGCCTGCAAGATATGGACACAGCAGCGTAGTGCTTCCCGATGGTAGTATAGTACTCATGGGTGGTGAGGACAGTGGCAAAATGAATGATGTCTGGCGATTAACAACAGCCGGTTCCTCTGAGCAGAATCCTTCACATACTTATACTGAGGCTGGAACCTATCAGGTAACACTGCAGGCATATAACTGCTGTAGATACAACAGCATCATACGGACCGATTACATCACCGTAACTGAGCCATTGGCACCGGTAGCAAACTTCACTGCTGATGTCACTTCCGGTAATTCTCCACTCCCTGTCTCTTTCACCGATCTGTCATTGAACAGCCCAATCGGCTGGGCCTGGTACTTCGGCGATGAGGATATGTCAGGTCTGGACTTTGATGAACTCAAGCTCCGGCTGGGATGCAAGGTCTTCTCACAGCAGTGTTGTTCTTCCCGACGGCAGTATCATGCTTATGGGCGGTTATGCCAGCTCAAGGCTGAATGA
- a CDS encoding PKD domain containing protein yields MGGYASSRLNDTWRSEDEGATWTEVNSSSGWSTRHSHSSVVLPDGSIMLMGGYASSRLNDTWRSEDEGATWTEVNSSSGWSTRHSHSSVVLPDGSIMLMGGYASSRLNDTWRSEDEGATWTEVNSSSGWSTRHSHSSVVLPDGSIMLMGGYASSRLNDTWRSEDEGATWTEVNSSSGWSTRHSHSSVVLPDGSIVLMGGRGSNYLNDTWRSTDNGATWTEVNSSDGWDARNGHSSVALPDGSIVLMGGYDNTDNYKNDTWRSTDKRNLDFDELKLRLGCKVFSQQCCASQRQYRAHGRYGSGHVQR; encoded by the coding sequence ATGGGCGGTTATGCCAGCTCAAGGCTGAATGACACATGGCGCTCTGAGGATGAGGGTGCAACCTGGACCGAGGTCAACTCAAGCTCCGGCTGGTCTACAAGGCATTCTCACAGCAGTGTTGTTCTTCCCGACGGCAGTATCATGCTTATGGGCGGTTATGCCAGCTCAAGGCTGAATGACACATGGCGCTCTGAGGATGAGGGTGCAACCTGGACCGAGGTCAACTCAAGCTCCGGCTGGTCTACAAGGCATTCTCACAGCAGTGTTGTTCTTCCCGACGGCAGTATCATGCTTATGGGCGGTTATGCCAGCTCAAGGCTGAATGACACATGGCGCTCTGAGGATGAGGGTGCAACCTGGACCGAGGTCAACTCAAGCTCCGGCTGGTCTACAAGGCATTCTCACAGCAGTGTTGTTCTTCCCGACGGCAGTATCATGCTTATGGGCGGTTATGCCAGCTCAAGGCTGAATGACACATGGCGCTCTGAGGATGAGGGTGCAACCTGGACCGAGGTCAACTCAAGCTCCGGCTGGTCTACAAGGCATTCTCACAGCAGTGTTGTTCTTCCCGACGGCAGTATCGTGCTCATGGGTGGTCGTGGTAGCAATTATCTAAATGACACATGGCGGTCCACTGATAACGGTGCAACTTGGACCGAGGTCAACTCAAGCGACGGCTGGGATGCAAGAAATGGTCACAGCAGTGTTGCGCTTCCCGACGGCAGTATAGTCCTGATGGGCGGCTACGATAACACCGACAACTATAAAAATGACACATGGCGGTCCACTGATAAGCGCAACCTGGACTTTGATGAACTCAAGCTCCGGCTGGGATGCAAGGTCTTCTCACAGCAGTGTTGCGCTTCCCAACGGCAATATCGTGCTCATGGGCGGTACGGGTCCGGGCATGTTCAGCGATAA